In the genome of Bremerella sp. P1, the window GCACTTTGAGATCGCGAAAGCGGTATTGGAATCGGGCAAGCATCTGCTGCTGGAAAAGCCGATGTGCCTGAATATCGCCGACTGCCAGGCTTTGAATCAGTTGGCAAAAGACAAGAATCTTCTACTGGCAGTTGGGCACGAACTGCGGCTATCATCACTATGGTCAAGAGTTAAGCAAGAGATCGACGCAGGAGCAATCGGCGAGCCACAATATGCATTGGTGGAGTTATCTCGCAAACCCTATCGCCTGGGAGCCGATGGCTGGCGTTACGATATCGACCGTGTGGGTAACTGGATTTTGGAAGAGCCGATCCATTTCTTCGATTTGGCTCGTTGGTATCTGAGTTCTGCCGGCAAGCCGACTTCGTTATACGCCACAGCCAATTCTCGCCAGGCAGGTCATCCCGAACTACAAGACAACTTTAGCGCGATTGTCAACTTTGATGGAGGAAAATACGCGGTCGTATCGCAGTCCCTGTCGATGTTCGAGCATCACCAGACCGCAAAGGTCGCCGGGACAGAAGGGTCCTTGTGGGCTAGTTGGAGTGGTGCCATGGATCGGACGCGTCACCCTAGTTTCTTTCTCAAGGCCTCCAACGGTGAAACCGTTCGAGATATTCAGATCGATAAGATCACCGGCGAAATCTTTGAACTCGAAGACCAGGTCGCTATGCTGCTGGAGGCCATCCGCGGTGACAAGCCGTTGTCGACAACGGCGGAAGATGGTATGTGGTCCGTGGCCATGTGCTTGGCTGCCCAAAAGTCCGTTGAATCGTGGCAACCAGTTGCCATGACCGACATCCTTTAGATAGCTTCCCTAACTCGTTCTTCCTTCCACATACATGTCCTTCCTTAATCCTCATCTCGTCTAAACAAGTGAAATGAAGCCATGGACTCTCCTTCTCAACCAGCGCGACCATGGTATCACGAAGTAACGCGTTACCAATGGTTGGTCCTGATCATTGCCTCAGCGGGTTGGGTGTTTGATGTTTATGAAGGGCAGATCTTCAACATCACTCGCAACCAGATGTTGAACGACATCGTCCCGCAGGCCGGGGCAAACGTGAAGTGGTACGGAGACTTCTTTCTGGCCATCTTCCTGTTCGGCGGAACGGTCGGGGGACTACTAGCTGGCACATTGGCAGATCGCTTCGGCCGGCGACCTATCATGATTGCGACGATCCTCGCATACTCTGTGTTTTCCGGTTTGACGTTTTTCGCTACGGAACTCTGGCATGTTGCCATCTTGCGATTCCTGGTTGCCGTGGGTGTGGGTGGCGAATGGGCGGTTGCCGCTAGTTTGGTCGCGGAGGTCTTTCCACCGAAGGCGAGGGCCCAGGCGTCCGGCATCTTCCATGCGACAAGCATCCTGGGGACGTGGCTCGCGGCGCTCGCCGGTTTGGCCGTTGGAGCGAATTGGCAATATGCTTACCTCGTGGGTATTCTGCCTGCGCTTTTGATCGTGTGGGTCCGTTCTTCGGTTCAGGAACCGGAGCGATGGCAAAAGACGAAGGATGCAGCGAAGTCTTCTGCTGGGCCTGAAAAGCTAGGCAGCTTTAAGCAATTGCTGTTGGCCAATCCATGGAGTTTTCGCGCTTTCATGGGAATGGGCCTTGCTGCGGTTGGGCTGGGGACGTTCTGGGCAGTGACGGTTTCCGGGCAAGATCTCATGCGCGAGTTATTACTACGAAACGATGTTTCTCCAGAAGGGGCGGCACAACAGGCCAAGTTTGCTTATGGAATTGTTCAAGCGACGGGAGGGGGCATCGGGCTGCTTTCGTTTGGACCTCTGTCCGCGAGATTCGGTCGTAAGCCAACATTCATCTTCTTTCAACTTGCGGCTTTGGCTATCGTGCCAGCGGTCTGCTTTTTGCCACAGACCTATTGGCAACTTTTGTTTCTCTTGCCGTTGTTTGGATTCTTCACACTAGGAATTCATGCAGGCTATGCGATTTACTTTCCAGAACTGTTTCCGACGCACCTTCGTGCCACGGGTACGAGCTTTTGTTTCAACGGCGGGAGAGTCGTCGCCGTTCCCGTATTGCTGGCGGCCGGCACGCTAAAGTCGGAAATCGATTTGA includes:
- a CDS encoding Gfo/Idh/MocA family protein translates to MTSSPVRFGVIGFGAWGKCHAGAINNTEGAEVAAIAAKSEKTCAEGREMYPNASVYRDYRDLLARDDIEVVHVVIPSYLHFEIAKAVLESGKHLLLEKPMCLNIADCQALNQLAKDKNLLLAVGHELRLSSLWSRVKQEIDAGAIGEPQYALVELSRKPYRLGADGWRYDIDRVGNWILEEPIHFFDLARWYLSSAGKPTSLYATANSRQAGHPELQDNFSAIVNFDGGKYAVVSQSLSMFEHHQTAKVAGTEGSLWASWSGAMDRTRHPSFFLKASNGETVRDIQIDKITGEIFELEDQVAMLLEAIRGDKPLSTTAEDGMWSVAMCLAAQKSVESWQPVAMTDIL
- a CDS encoding MFS transporter; the protein is MDSPSQPARPWYHEVTRYQWLVLIIASAGWVFDVYEGQIFNITRNQMLNDIVPQAGANVKWYGDFFLAIFLFGGTVGGLLAGTLADRFGRRPIMIATILAYSVFSGLTFFATELWHVAILRFLVAVGVGGEWAVAASLVAEVFPPKARAQASGIFHATSILGTWLAALAGLAVGANWQYAYLVGILPALLIVWVRSSVQEPERWQKTKDAAKSSAGPEKLGSFKQLLLANPWSFRAFMGMGLAAVGLGTFWAVTVSGQDLMRELLLRNDVSPEGAAQQAKFAYGIVQATGGGIGLLSFGPLSARFGRKPTFIFFQLAALAIVPAVCFLPQTYWQLLFLLPLFGFFTLGIHAGYAIYFPELFPTHLRATGTSFCFNGGRVVAVPVLLAAGTLKSEIDLRIAVSLLALLFLVGVVIMLFLPETKGQELPE